One Triticum dicoccoides isolate Atlit2015 ecotype Zavitan chromosome 3B, WEW_v2.0, whole genome shotgun sequence genomic window, TTCTTAAATTACTGTTGATGAAGGCACTTTCTGTTGATGTGAATAACAAAATCCATTTATCACCGTTGATGAGGGGATTGAAACACCACTGCTTTCTTCCTTGGTGTTGGCACAAGCATGCCCTTAACTGACTGACATTGGTGAGGCGATTTGCAGAAAATCCTCACGGTACTCAGCAGTTCAGTCAAGTTGCGACAAAATAAACGATTCAGCAGAGATTTGCAAAAATAGGGAAAAAGTATACCAACATCTCATATTCATTCAGCCAGGAAATCGTATTACATAAGGTAGCTGGGGAAAGAATGCCCTGTTTATCTGGCTGCTACTGCCTTAATGCAAGGCTTTGGGCGATCAGATCATATACTAGTATGTGTATTTGTGTATGCAGGTAGGTAACACAAAACAagaatgtatgtatgtatgtttatGACTTGTATGAGCTAGGTAACGCTCTCGACACGAGTAATTTTTCGTCAACATCGATCCTGCAGCAAGCGGCATGGCGTCACCGGATCTATCATCTACCTTCTCAGGCCCTCGCAGATGTAGGTGGCATAGAGATCCCTGAAAAGGAAAAttatgcaagttcatcatcagttgGATGCATATATCACTTTGAATGGTTTGCTAATTGATCGCGTTTCGACATGAATCGAGGATCGAAAACCGGGGAATGGGGACTGACATGGAGTGCTGGATGGCCTCGTAGGCGTCCTCTGACGGCAGGAAGTCGTTGACGGCCACCTCCTTGTTCTCGTTCTTCTTGTCTGATGAATTCCCCAATCAATCAAAATCAAAGAAACACATATCAGGAACACATTCTCTTGTGACGAATTAACCTGATCTGATCAGAGGCATCAATGACTCACAGTCCTCGAAGAATCTTCTGATCTCGGCGAGGCGGTGCGGGGGCAGCTCCTTGATGTCGTTGAAGTGGCGGTACTCGGGGTCGTCGGCGCAGACGGCGATGATCTTGTCGTCGGCCTCGCCCTGGTCGATCATGGGCATGAGGCCGATGGCCTTGGCCCGGAGGAAGCACCCGGGGACGACGGGCTCCTGCATGATGACGAGGACGTCGATGGGGTCGGAGTCGTCGCAGAGGGTGCGCGGGATGAAGCCGTAGTTGTGCGGGTAGACGACGGAGGAGTAGAGCACGCGGTCCACCTTGATGAGCCCCGTCTTCTTGTCCAGCTCGTACTTGACCTTGCTCCCCTTGGGGATCTCGATCACGCAGTTGAAGATTGTGGGCGCGTCCGGGCCGATCTCCAGGTCGTGCCACGGGTGCGCCGCCACCGACCGGCGGGTGATGGAGGAGAGGATCCGCTCGTTCAGCGCCGGCGTCTTGGTcttcggggcggcggcggcctgtGTCCCGTTGCCGTTGGTGGACGGCTCCTTGGTGGCGGCGGCGACTTCTTGGGAGGGGGCCATGGATGGATCTGACAGCCTAGCGCTCGATCTGATCTGCGGAAAATGGAAGTGCACAGTATGTTAGTCGGGGCCTGGCAGTGAATATTGGGGCGATCTCCCCACCTCCCTCCCGGCGGCGTGGAGGAGATCTGGGCGGAGCAGAGTatgagggggaagaggaggaggagacgaACGCAACGCAATGCAAGGAAGCAAACGTACCAGCGGGAGACTTTGCGTTGAGTAGAATGGAAGAGAAGAATGGTGCTCTGCTGTGGACTCAGATCAGCTGTTTGTGGTGATGAGAGGAGAGGAGGATCTGCGTCCCTTCTTATAGCCTCCACCGACTGCCTGCGGGCTGCCGGTGCAGGGagggcagaggaggaggaagaagaagatggaaaaGATCGGCGGTGCTGACTTGGCCTTGGGTTTCCTACGGGATATGTTGCCGGCGTGAATTAAAATCTGTCTGACTATGCATGCCGTGCCTCCACGTGGGGGGGATGCTGCCGTGATGGCCAGGCCACGTCAACGCCACCACACGCCTCTATCCTTAGCCTTGGACCATCTCCGGGCTCACCATGAATGACCTTTTTGCTCATGTTTTTACATTATTATTGCCCCG contains:
- the LOC119279018 gene encoding soluble inorganic pyrophosphatase 4-like encodes the protein MAPSQEVAAATKEPSTNGNGTQAAAAPKTKTPALNERILSSITRRSVAAHPWHDLEIGPDAPTIFNCVIEIPKGSKVKYELDKKTGLIKVDRVLYSSVVYPHNYGFIPRTLCDDSDPIDVLVIMQEPVVPGCFLRAKAIGLMPMIDQGEADDKIIAVCADDPEYRHFNDIKELPPHRLAEIRRFFEDYKKNENKEVAVNDFLPSEDAYEAIQHSMDLYATYICEGLRR